ACCATTTTCGCTAGGTCACGTCATACCACGGAGTTTCATCAAACTCCATCTTCTGTCCTTTTTTTGAGCCCCACACGGAAAGCAGCAAATTCGGTCCGGGGCTTCTACAGGACGGAACTGGAGAACCCATGCCAACCAGCTTCTGCTGTGCCTGGCTTGCCGAATGCCGTTTGCCGTATACATAATACACCCTGTATTCCACCTGCTGGCCCGGAAGCCAGAAGCCCAGCCCAAGCGCCCTGCGCACACACAATCATGTTCACCACCCAAGTACTGTAAGTGTAGCAGGGAGATTACATGCACACAACAGAATCATGCGAGAAGCCGAGGCGTAGAATGGATTTTGGAACAGTGATCCCTTTGCCGAAGCATTCCGGTGCCCAGGCACCAGCAGATTAGACAGGAGGGAAGCATTTACGCCACATGTATGCCATCTAAATGCCACATGGTGGTAACGAGCGAGGAATGAAAGGAGGCGGTGGGCGGTTCATCGCATCATCTGCTAATTGCGCATCTGCCATTTGCCATGCCATCTTCGTTTGCCATCAAGGTTCGGGCTAGCAACATGATAAATCAGTGTTTCGGCTTCCGGGAGGACGTGGGCTTGCACAGTTCCATACTATAAAAGCTAATTCAACAAATGAAACATCTGTcgttttctcttcctctttatTTGCTATTCTAGTATCATACTGCAGTTAACGACCTACGTCTGTTTTTCACAATCATGCCTACTTCGCTTCCACTCGAATCCAGGCAACCTCCCAAACCCGAGGTATTTGAGGCCAAGAGTAATCTTGGTTTCATGCTCCACTCACCTCTCAAAACGAGCTTCGAAAAGGTACTTCATCATTTTACACCGGCCTCAGAGAGCTATATTCGAATCTTTGCTAATAAGTGTCACACAGCAATCTGTCCCCGAAATTGGACCAGACGAAGTTTTAGTGGAGATTAAAAAAACTGTATGTATATCTCCTGAATGAATGGATGGTCATTGCTAACATCTCCAAAGGGTATTTGTGGCTCTGATGTTCACTGTTGGTACCCCTATCTTTTAGCATATACTGAACAATCTTTGACTAATGACTGATGTTTCTCTCATAGTTTATAACACTGGTAGAATGGGTCTTGCTACTCTCACAGAACCCATGTGCTTGGGCCATGAATCGTCTGGTATCATTGTTCAGCTTGGCTCTAACATTGTCCAGCAAGCGGCTCGCTCCAATCTGATGGCAACTGCACGAGGAGAAGCCGAAGAATCCAACAAAGGCACTGTATCTAATAGGCCGCTTCAAGTAGGAGACAAAGTCGCTCTTGAACCGGGAGTTACTTGTAGGATGTGCGTAGATTGCAAGGGCGGCCAATATCAGGTGAAGACACTTTCCACATCCTCTGCTGTAGAAGTAGCGAGAAGCTGATGCTCTATAGATATGTGAGCACATGATATTTGCGGCCTACCCACCATCCACAGGTGGTACCCTCCAGCGTTATTATGCTTTGTTCGTCGGTCTCTCGAAATGATGCGAAACCGAGACtgatatcttcttccctaGACCTGCCGACCTTGtctatcctcttcctgaCACTGTTGATCTCTCTTTCGGGGCAATGATGGAACCTCTTTCTGTGGCTACTCATGCAGTTGCTAATGTTGGCGGTATGCGTACCGGCTGGAACGTTCTCATCACTGGTGCAGGCCCAGTAGGGTTGTTGGCTATGGCCGTTGCTAAAGGTTTAGGGGCTGGGAAGATAGTAGCCGTTGACATCAACGAAGAAAGGTTGCATTTCGCGAAGCAGTACGCGGCCACAGATACTTACATCCCTGTATGTTTCCTTGTATCGATATGAACGGCGCTGATGACGATTCCGATGCTCCTGACAGATCCCGCCAAATGAAGGAGAGTCTAGGGGCGATCATGCTGTCCGAGCGGCTGAGGATCTTCTTCGTTCCACTGGTATCCCCGCCCGCGGCCCAGGCTCCATTGATCTGGTTGTCGACGCAACAGGTGCCGAGACTTGCGTGTTAATGGGTTTGAATGCCATCAAGCCAGGGTAAGTTTTTCACGCGTTACATGTGATTGTTGAGGACGGTCCATACTGATGAGACTAATATAGGGGGATCTATGTGCAAATTGGTTTTGGTCCACCCAACGTGTCTGTCCCTATGTTCCGGATTGTCACGAATGAGATCACCATCCGAGGTGCATGGCGGTGAGTGCAACCAAACCGTGCGTACCAGCATAACCTGACCCATCCTGTCCTAAAAGTTATGGCTCTGGCGATTATCCTCTCGCCATTGATATGGTTGCGCGTGGTCTTGTCGATCTTAAACCTCTTCTAACGCATACCTTCAAGTTTGAAGACGCCCTTGAGGCATTTGAGATTACCAAAAACGGGAGGGATAAGAATGGAAAGGGTGTTATCAAATGTGTCATTGACGGACCTGAGTAGTGGATCgtttttcctcttttctcaaGTCATTTTCATAAGGTCGGGGAGGGCCGAATGGGGGTATTATGTTCATTCTGGGATGTTGTCCGTCTGTCGTACGGTTATTTTGAAGTTAATGCGTAAACTGTATATGCAATGAATATTGCGAAGATCGCAATGGTCGACCTACAGAAGGCTAACGATTGTAAGATGCTGGTGCGGTGAATGTTAATCAATGCAAGTTAATGATATGGGTTCTGGGTAGGATATCTCCTTTAAGAATTGGTAATTTTTGGATGAGATTAagttctccatcctccatccaTGTTTGTCACGCCCTACTCTATAAATTTGTTCTACAATTCTCGTTGCATCTATCTCGTCAACAAGCCTTCTTCGTTTCTAATCATATTCCTGCTCGCGAAATACAATGCGGAGATAGGGCGGACCTCCGTCACCCCCAAGTGCCACAACGGAATTAAAATGCCGAGCACACGAGTGTTCGCCATCCAGTGCCGCCTCCGTGGTGGGATCGCTTGGAAGATAAGTCGGGCATATATGCATCAGTAATAGTAGACTCTTCAATCACAGTAGAGATTAGACAGCCATGGCGTAAGTTTTATGGTCCAGGTAAAGAGGATTAATGAGAAGCTGACGTTTTGTTTGCAGCTCGTAAGTCAATATCCATCACATAGCAATCGATGATAAGAGTTGCGCGCGACCTAGTATCATAGGTCGTTACGAAGTATAAACACTAACGGCACGGTACAGAACATTTATGAACTGGGCAAAGTCCCCTGCTGCCCGACAATATTTTTTCAGTATGTTGTGTCGTCGTACGGATATAGTTTACTGACAATCGGTACAGGTACGCATTTCTGGGGTCCGGTTAGTTTCTTCACTTCATAATTTTGCTTAGCTTCGTTTTGTCCATGTCTTCTTGACTGGTCATGAATCACTAAAAGCTGGTACTGATAACTTCTATATAAAGGTTGCAAACTGgggtcttcctcttgccgCTTTAGCGGATATTGCGAACaaagatgaggaaacaaTTTCCGGCGTGATGAGTCCTACTTTGGCTGCCTATTCGTGAGTTGATATATGGTGTACTGTCAGCAATGCAGAGGGGCGTCTCATGGACCCATCGCATGTAGTTGCTTTGATGTATCGCAGAGCTGACCTCATATATAGCATGATCTTTATGCGATTCGCGTGGCGTGTTCAACCTCGAAATTATCTTCTCTTCGCCTGTCATGCCACCAATGCCGCTGCCCAACTCACTCAAGAGGCGCGATTCATCAACTATTGGTATTTCGGCGGTaaggaaaagaaacatCCTGTGGATGCCAAGGTGGATGAtgtgaaagaaaaaatacAGGAAGGCGTTGAGAAAGTTAAGGCTTGATAAGGATGATCTATGTATATGGAGATAGTCTGCTTGGCCATCGGACGGCGTATGTGCATTTAACAAGGGGCATATCCAAATAATATTGAGTAAAGATCTACTTAAGTGAGGTTTGAGCGCCGCGTAATGATAGGTAGGCTTGATCGCCTCCGGGTCCCTTGAGAATGATCAGTCACCTCTCACTCATATAAATTCGAGCTTACCAATCCACGAACAACATGCCAGACATCGAGGCCCTTGTAGCGTAATTTTGTTCTAGGATCCGTGTAAGAAGCGTGGAGACCGGTGATGTCGCAGTATTTTTTAGGAGGCAGCAACGACGGTGGAGCCGTTGGAGTTAAGTCTGCCAGAGGGATGAGTTCATGTCGGCTGTTCAAAAGACTTACAAGTCACGATTTCCTTCTTAGGTCTGCCATCTTCGGAATGATCATTTGGGGCTTGGGTATCCGGCCTTTCTTTCTGATCGACATCCAtgtcctcgtcctcttccaatgTGGGTGTCGTTCCTTCACTTGTCATCCGACTCTCTGCTGGTGTTTGTTCTTGCGTCCCTGACgtctcttcaacatcacGCTTCATTTTTCCTTTCAACAAATTTTGTATGTTCCCCTTCTTAGCCaatccctttttcttcttccccaatTCGATTTTTTCgcctctctttctcattGCTACATGCTGTGCAGAGAGGAaaccatctcctccaagATAACGTTCCCGCTCAAGCGCGAGGATCTGTTTGGCATTCTTACGGACTGAAgtagaagaggaggttgcTGTGCGGGAAGGTAAATGAGATACGAATGAGGCAGACTTGAAAGGGCGCGGCGCGTCAGCGTAAGACAAACGATCAATTACTGCCTGTTGTGTCCAAGTCTATGAGCATGTCGTCATCGGCTTCTGATAGAGGACGTACTGCAATAGAGACACCATCCTCTGAAGCAACAGGAGTTCCTGTGTTCGATTTGCGAGGCGCATTTTTCTGAGGTTTCGAAGGCCTGAGTGCAAATGTCAGCATACAGCAAAGACGCCGCATTTGAAGCGCGTACATTCTGTCTGAAGATGTAACCAGATGTTAAAGGCAAATTTTGCAATGGATTTGAATGCTTTGGTGGAAAAGTTTGCGTGGTTTCGAAGCCGGAATCAAGGTGGGCAGTCTGCTGGAAGTGGCTGAACAGAAGCCGCTTAATGGTTGGCCAATACAGCGTACAGCCTTTGTATGGGCTGCTGACCTAATGTGCTATATCCAATCGTGTGGTTTAATACTGTGTCGCTTAGCCATGGAATAACAGCATGCGAATTCAAGAAATGATTCAAAATGAATATGAACCAAGCCCAAGGGCCAATCTGTGGGTGAACGATGTAAGACAACGGACGGATTAACGAACCACGAACGCAGAGTGGAGAGCGCCGAGGAACTCCTTGTGAGCTGCAGCGTTGTTGTTGCACCGACCACTGCATATCGTACAAGTACCTACACCCATTAttactgctgctgctatTTGATTGAAGACACTGTCACACACACACAACACTCGCTTGCGTACACCCCTTTAGTGATCACTAATCCGCAGTTTTCTATGATATCTAAGTTCTCAATATAAAACTCCAGTCTAGTGCCTTACACTCCCTTTATACCTCTCGCTTCTTCGCTTCGACATGCCCCCGTTGACGAAGGAGGAACTTTGGTCGTCTGGTCAAGACGAGGACGTAGAAGTGAATCAACGAGCCCTCATTGATAGTGAGGTTATCTCTTTTATCCCTCCTGTTTGCCGCTTCACTTACGTTTGCATCTAGAAATATTGGCCAGGTATTCGGGCGAACATACTAGTAAGCTGGGTAGCTCAACTTTGCGTCATTTCCATTGACTTACTTGAGATGGCTGCAGTTTTCAGAGAGCTTTTGCAAAACTCAGATGATGCCGGAGCTCAACATGTCCAAGTCAAGTTTTACACCAAAGAGGGTTTAGAGGCTCTAAAAAGTGATCAAAAGCCAGGCAAACTGCCAGATGCAAAGACTGCCTTGGTACATCGTTCACTTATTCAGCCCTGCACTAGGAAACTAAAGTTATTCAGATACACAGCTATATCGTCTCGAATGATGGGATACCGTTTCGAACGGAAGATTGGCAAAGGCTCAAGAAGATCGCGGAAGGCAATcctgatgaagagaaaattGGGGCGTCAGTTATTCACTCCGTGACAATTTATTGTGCTATCTTACTGTACTGATCATATACCATTTAGTTTTGGAGTAGGCTTCTATTCGCTATTCAGCGTATGCGGTGAGCTCTAATTTGCCGCCGATGTACTGTACTGGGCTGAAACAGATTGATAGATGGGCCATTCGTTGAATCTGGGGACAAATGGATGGCTTTCCATTGGAAAGATGGGAAGGATAAGCTGCTTGCTCGGTCAGGCCATCTTCCTAAATCTATGGAGAACCCGTCCTCTCTCTCCGGCAATCCCTGGACGACGTTCTCAATGGCTCTACGCGAACCGTCACCTCTTGAAGGGCCATTGGAGCTCGCTCGATTCTTTGTGACTTCTATCACTTTCATGCGGACGGTCAAGAAGATCGAGATGCTTGTTGATGGCATCAGTGTTTTGGAAGTGGAAAAGGTGGTGAAACGGAAAGAGAGAGCAGAAAAAGGGGGACTGAATACCACGGCTTCAGGTGGGATGATGACAGTCATGAATGTCGATGTCACCGATATGATCATTACAGCTAAAATCATGAATTGGCTTGAAGGTGTGTACGGCATCGAATTGTTGGTTTGTTGACTTACAAGCACTAGTTGCCGGGTTCTCCCCTCCGCCTTTGCCGAGTACAATCTCACAATTTGCCAAACCCGCGCGAGGCTTGGCCTCTATGATATCCAGTTCATTTTTCGGTCGTTATGCTTCGTCACCGACCCCGccaccatcttcaaacGTACAGGACCCTCCATCAACGATCGAAAACGCCAAGGAGATCACCACTTTCTACCGTGATATCCTCATATATCAAGGCAATGTCAAAGTTAATGTCTCGCAAGCTTTCGCTCGTGAACTAGAGCGCGCAACCAAGAAGCCCGCACCAGATAGAATGCCAGCTAGTATTGTCTACTCACGAGGGactgacgatgatgaggccAAAGACTTGAATGGGAAGCCtttcaagaaggatgttGCCGGAGTCTTTGATGGTCTGTGCCCAAAGTTGGATTCTGATATGTCGGCGAAGGTGTTCATAGGACAACCCACTGGTCAAACAACAGGCATAGGGGGACATGTTGCCTCGCGATTTATTCCTACAGTCGAAAGAGAGTCTATCGATCTCGTCAACAAGCATGTGTCTCATTGGAATCGGCAACTCCTCTGGGTGGCAGGTTATCTATGTCGATTGATCTATGAGCTTGAAATGCAAGGCATTGCGGACGAATGGGTCAAAACCTCAAAGACTGACGACCTTGGCCTTTCTCGGCTTACGGCTAGAGCATTGCATGTCATCAAATTTTTCAACTTTAGGCCGACCACTCCATCAACAGTAGTCGGTCAAGAAATGGAAGCATCATTTTATGGCTGTTCGAAAAACAATCAGCTATTCCCGATCTTATCGGAACAAGGTGTGCAGCCTGTCAAGGATGTTCGGATGCCACAGGCATCAATTAGCAAGTTCTTGCCCGAATTGCCTGTAATATCCTCTGCTGTGCTTGACCAGGCTATTCGGCTGACGGGGCGGTTACATGCTCAACGATTGTTGGTGGATATATCCTACGACGACGTTGTGAAGCAACTTGGAAAGCGGCCTCTGACTCAAGAGGAGGCTGTAGATTGTCTTAAATGGTGGGAAGATATGGCCAGTATCGAAGGCTTCAATTTGTCGCTTCGCAATCGTCTTCTCGATGCCGCAATTGTCTTGCGCGATGATGGTAAAATTCTCCCGTTATCAATGGTTCAAACTTTCATACGTCCACATTCCGGAACGATATCCCCAGACATGCCTATCCCACAACATACAATTCCGTACAGCATTACCAAAAACCTTCGCGCAAATTCCATTAATAGGATCTTTGGATGGACGGAACTCAATTTGCTTCAGTACATATCCTTCCTCACAAATTCCCCAATGTCGAAACCTGCGACGGATCCCTCCACGGACATTCGCTCCTCTCCTGAATTCTCAGAGAAAGTGTTGACAATGTTGGGTCGCTCATGGCCCAATTTACCTT
The nucleotide sequence above comes from Cryptococcus neoformans var. grubii H99 chromosome 1, complete sequence. Encoded proteins:
- a CDS encoding INO80 complex subunit C; its protein translation is MPSKPQKNAPRKSNTGTPVASEDGVSIAAVIDRLSYADAPRPFKSASFVSHLPSRTATSSSTSVRKNAKQILALERERYLGGDGFLSAQHVAMRKRGEKIELGKKKKGLAKKGNIQNLLKGKMKRDVEETSGTQEQTPAESRMTSEGTTPTLEEDEDMDVDQKERPDTQAPNDHSEDGRPKKEIVTYLTPTAPPSLLPPKKYCDITGLHASYTDPRTKLRYKGLDVWHVVRGLGPGGDQAYLSLRGAQTSLK
- a CDS encoding sorbitol dehydrogenase — translated: MPTSLPLESRQPPKPEVFEAKSNLGFMLHSPLKTSFEKQSVPEIGPDEVLVEIKKTGICGSDVHFYNTGRMGLATLTEPMCLGHESSGIIVQLGSNIVQQAARSNLMATARGEAEESNKGTVSNRPLQVGDKVALEPGVTCRMCVDCKGGQYQICEHMIFAAYPPSTGGTLQRYYALPADLVYPLPDTVDLSFGAMMEPLSVATHAVANVGGMRTGWNVLITGAGPVGLLAMAVAKGLGAGKIVAVDINEERLHFAKQYAATDTYIPIPPNEGESRGDHAVRAAEDLLRSTGIPARGPGSIDLVVDATGAETCVLMGLNAIKPGGIYVQIGFGPPNVSVPMFRIVTNEITIRGAWRYGSGDYPLAIDMVARGLVDLKPLLTHTFKFEDALEAFEITKNGRDKNGKGVIKCVIDGPE
- a CDS encoding mitochondrial protein, translating into MASTFMNWAKSPAARQYFFSTHFWGPVANWGLPLAALADIANKDEETISGVMSPTLAAYSMIFMRFAWRVQPRNYLLFACHATNAAAQLTQEARFINYWYFGGKEKKHPVDAKVDDVKEKIQEGVEKVKA